AATTCAATTTCACAAGGCGAACAACCGGGAGTGATGTGGCCCGAAATGTTTTATAAATGGAAGATTAAGATTCACTTTGCCCATCGCACATTTCCTTGGGAAAGTGAAGCGCGTGGTAAAGCGCATGTGCATGTCATAATCCTTGGCTTTGGGGCCACAGATGCAACAAATAAGCGCATCTATGACTACGACACTGACCTGGAACATCCATCAGTGAGCATCGTTTCAAATATCAGCCCCTATCTTGTTGGTGGCAATGATTTTGCGCTCCCATCTCGCACAGTGCCAATCTGCGCTGTGCCCGCCATTATTAATGGGTCAAAGCAGGTGGATGGTGGATTTCTGACGCTTAACCGCGCCGAAAAAGAGCAACTCTTAAAAAAGTATCCTGACCTAAAAGCATACATTCGCCCCTTCATCGGTTCAGAAGAATTTATTAACAGCGGCGAGCGATGGTGTCTCTGGTTAGTCGAGGCTCCACCGAAATTAATTCGGGAAAATGCCGAATTGTGGGCGCGAATCGAAGGGGTTCAGGCGTTCCGGCGAGCAAGTAAAAAGGAAAAGACCCGTGGCAGTGCAAAAAACCCCATGTTGTTCGGTGAAATTCGACCGGTGACAACGCCATTTCTTGCGATACCGGAAGTTTCCTCAGAGCGTCGCCAGTATATACCGGTGGGTTTCCTTTCCCCAGCCGTTATCCCGAGCAACAAAATCCAAGTTGTGCCCGATGCTACCATGTTTCATTTCGGTGTCATCTCTTCAACCATGCACATGGCTTGGATGCGCCAAGTAACTGGCCGTTTGGAAAGTCGTTACAGTTATTCGGCCAAGATTGTCTATAACAACTTCCCTTGGCCTTTATCACCCAGCACGGCACAGCGGGAAGCGATTGAAACGGCGGCACAGGCAGTGTTGAATGCACGGGCCAAATATTCCACGTCCACCCTTGCTGAACTTTATGATCCCGTCGCCATGCCTGCCGCACTGGCGAAAGCCCATACCGCCCTCGACCGCGCCGTGGATCGTTGTTATCGCAAAGAACCATTCGAATCAGATCGTCAGCGGGTGGAATATCTGTTCCAGCTTTACGAACAGATCACCGCGCCATTGGCCCCAATCGCCAAGCCAAAGCGTAGCGCCCGTCGTAAAGCCATCTACGGTGCGTATCCGTTTATCCCCGCGTCCATGACTAACCCTGTCCCAAACGCGGAGCAAGCCGCCGCCGAGGCCGGGCAGTGTTATTTTATCAGTGAAGAACCACCCCCTTATCGCACTAAAACCTGAGGCGAATTCTGTCTGTCTGTCTGCCCCCCCTTAGGCAGATAGACAGACAGACAGACAAAACCTAGTCCCGCCAGCGCAAAAGCCCGGCATCCTCGGTGAGGCGGGGACCAAATTTACCCTGGCCGCTGCAAGCCTGATAGGCCACTGCCCGGCAGCAGCGGGTTCGTTCCATCAACTCTTTCACCGCCTGGCGGCGGGCGATGTGCCGCCGGCCACCCTGGAATAACGTCTGCATATCCTCTTCCGTGACGCTGACCACATCGGTTTCACCAGCGGGGTCAAACTGCTCCCAGTCAAATTCCGGGCAGGCGGTGAATCCAGCCTCGCGGCGATGCCACGCGGAACGCGCCCCCAGTTCGCCGTTGTTGTTCTTGCAGCACGTCCACACCACCCGGTCGTCCTCCACTTCATCGCTGGCGGCCTGCATGACAAATACGCAGCGCGGCACCGAGGCCAGCACATAGCTGCCGGCCAGCGTGTTGAGCAGGCTGCGCCCGTTGGCGCGCTCGTTGACCGCCGGTTTGCGCGTGTGCGCCACCACCACGAGCGCCGGGGTATTCTCCCCGCTGGGGAGCGCCCGCCGCAACTGTTCAAAGGTTTCCAGGTAATCCCGCGCCCGGTCATCCCGCGCCGCGCTGTTCCACGGATCAAACACGATGACATCCGGGACGAACTCCTCGGCGGCGGCGCGCACGGCCGCCACAAACTCAGGCCGGTTAAAGGCCATGCCGAACGGTGGCGGGGAACAGATGCGGATATACTCGGAGACGTTTTCAACGCCGGGATGGCTGGTGGCCGTCAGTTGCTTGAATTCCCGGTGCAACCGGTGCAACCCGTTTTCATTCTGCAGGATCATGGTTTTGAAGCGGCGGTGGACGCGCAGCCCCAGCCAGGAATCGCCGGTGGCCCCGCTCCAGGCTAGCGCCACGGCGGCCCGGGATTTCCCCACCCCCGGCGCGCCGCCAATCACCATCACTTCGCCGCGCGTGGCGTGGAAATCCCCGATGAGACACAGATTCTCCGGCGGCTGGTAGGCCAGCAGATCCCCGGGAGAATACAGTTGCAGCCAGACCCGGTCGTCGGTGAGGCTCAGCAGGCGGTCAGCATGAATCCGGGCGTCCGCCACCAGGTCCGCCACGTTGACCGCTTCATTTTGCGCCAGGTCGGCCAACCTGCCGGCGAAGCCCAGGGCGGTGCGCCGGTGGGACTTCTCGCGCAGGATGCCCAGGAAATAATCGAAGTTGAGCGCGCTGGGGGTTTGCGCGGAGAGCGCACTGACATACGCCACGCCGCCAGCGGCATCCAGGGATTGGCGCTCCTTGAGCCACTGGTACAGGCTCGCGGTTTCCTGGGGTTGGCCCGCCTGCTGAAGGGCGCGCAGGGCGTTGAAGGCGCGGCGGTGGCGCAGGTCATAAAACAGGCCCTCCTCCAGGCGGGCCAGGAGCCGGACGGCGGCGGCAGGTTGCGAGGCGCAAAGGATGCAGCCCAAGGCGCCGGCCTCGGCCTCGGGGGCGTGAGGCGGCATGGCAGCCACAGGATGATTATTTAACGTATTCATAGTATTCATAATTCATTATATAAATACGGATACCGCCGACGGACCGGCCTGTCAAATACTATTTTACAAATTGTTAAATAAGTTTTAAAAGGATAACCCCTTGGAC
Above is a window of Verrucomicrobiota bacterium DNA encoding:
- a CDS encoding type IIL restriction-modification enzyme MmeI, translating into RLPLHSSPHIMVANALRTDWRTVLPPKQCSFILGNPPFVGKTYLTGEQRIDMQAVWGSVKAWGLLDFVCAWYWKAAEYIQKTNTRCAFVSTNSISQGEQPGVMWPEMFYKWKIKIHFAHRTFPWESEARGKAHVHVIILGFGATDATNKRIYDYDTDLEHPSVSIVSNISPYLVGGNDFALPSRTVPICAVPAIINGSKQVDGGFLTLNRAEKEQLLKKYPDLKAYIRPFIGSEEFINSGERWCLWLVEAPPKLIRENAELWARIEGVQAFRRASKKEKTRGSAKNPMLFGEIRPVTTPFLAIPEVSSERRQYIPVGFLSPAVIPSNKIQVVPDATMFHFGVISSTMHMAWMRQVTGRLESRYSYSAKIVYNNFPWPLSPSTAQREAIETAAQAVLNARAKYSTSTLAELYDPVAMPAALAKAHTALDRAVDRCYRKEPFESDRQRVEYLFQLYEQITAPLAPIAKPKRSARRKAIYGAYPFIPASMTNPVPNAEQAAAEAGQCYFISEEPPPYRTKT
- a CDS encoding DnaB-like helicase N-terminal domain-containing protein is translated as MNTLNNHPVAAMPPHAPEAEAGALGCILCASQPAAAVRLLARLEEGLFYDLRHRRAFNALRALQQAGQPQETASLYQWLKERQSLDAAGGVAYVSALSAQTPSALNFDYFLGILREKSHRRTALGFAGRLADLAQNEAVNVADLVADARIHADRLLSLTDDRVWLQLYSPGDLLAYQPPENLCLIGDFHATRGEVMVIGGAPGVGKSRAAVALAWSGATGDSWLGLRVHRRFKTMILQNENGLHRLHREFKQLTATSHPGVENVSEYIRICSPPPFGMAFNRPEFVAAVRAAAEEFVPDVIVFDPWNSAARDDRARDYLETFEQLRRALPSGENTPALVVVAHTRKPAVNERANGRSLLNTLAGSYVLASVPRCVFVMQAASDEVEDDRVVWTCCKNNNGELGARSAWHRREAGFTACPEFDWEQFDPAGETDVVSVTEEDMQTLFQGGRRHIARRQAVKELMERTRCCRAVAYQACSGQGKFGPRLTEDAGLLRWRD